The following are from one region of the Arachis duranensis cultivar V14167 chromosome 10, aradu.V14167.gnm2.J7QH, whole genome shotgun sequence genome:
- the LOC107469364 gene encoding SNF2 domain-containing protein CLASSY 1-like codes for MEASNPCLLSINPLAKSSFSTAFEGFLFGSWQPVEHMKIESGTMIIYFKENQRLVLKRGPTLDIRIKSRKATSSDCSSFLRPGVDICVLSTPQCTANNNDPVWIDGRINSIKRNPHDSDCSCQYYVNFYLNQGSFGTQRTLSKEVKVIALNQISILQKIDHNSFSKDNSSRWDSSMDCSSVPQSKLLLGKFLSDISWLVIASFLKKAKFDVRSVDNKIVYQVLGGSNANDSYIDVVNFKVDDDGIVQSMVSQIDTHDAIKRIGHKRCYDYSPEDEKADPSCNVEGLRRSKRRHVQPDRYLGCEVPVMDVSTLRTWPPKMSVSKDEDKEEEPVPLAWEPCFQEKCNKQDVNSGKKIVTYQRRKKRMEGKLGDADQDGIQPPILVLPPPKKDEPIPLPQSRYNLRNKQNTQETGNEEKVEELSSRIYSGYGAAKLHKKKSVDLDDIDIELGWEGLSSKRRVQEKRNHHSSSTTYSKSSRNLDDEERSYKDRTLNAVSYKEVIDSYLRQIEEASNIEKEQPSIREQWMATTRECEQKNEMAKSQVEKEEISETAMLWREMEMSMASSHLVEETKDSSSDAVLAETTGNCNKVCQHDYRSDDEIGIYCIRCGVVRVDIKDVATEFLPQKTRHRQEENQRSDSEKLEAEEDSSDSKFFSTVDASRDEPMHEENGNVWELVPDLKAKMHVHQRKAFEFLWRNIAGSMEPLQMESQSKSIGGCVISHSPGAGKTFLIIAFLVSYLKLFPGKRPLILAPKTTLYTWYKEFLKWEISLPIYIIHGRSSQKQFKENTVSIPGIPKPTNDVKHVLDCLTKIHKWHEHPSVLIMSYTSFLSHMREDSRFSHGKYMAKVLRESPGILVLDEGHNPRSTKSRLRKVLMKVNTELRVLLSGTLFQNNFCEFFNTLCLARPKFVHEALSELDGKYRTNQKIAEKAKHLLESRARKFFLDQIAKRINSSDDEDTEQGLNLLKKLTNEFIDVYDVGNSNITMPCLQIYTLVMNTTDIQFKILFELHQKMGECHGYPLELELLITLGSIHPWLVKTVECVAKFLSVERLRELDEVRNDLKKGSKVRFVLSLISRVFAKEKILIFCHNIAPVKLLVELFERVFSWRKDREILVLNGELELFERGKVIDKFEDPHGVSRVLLASITACSEGISLTAASRVIMLDSEWNPSKTKQAIARAFRPGQQKTVYVYQLLTSDSLEVDKHRRNKWKERVSCMIFNEESAEAPSQWLAENIEDDVLRDMVEEDKSKSFHMIIKNDKYSATIDR; via the exons ATGGAAGCATCCAATCCATGCTTATTATC CATAAATCCCTTAGCAAAATCTTCTTTTTCAACAGCTTTTGAAGGATTTTTGTTTGGATCATGGCAACCAGTGGAGCATATGAAAATAGAGTCAGGAACTATGATCATATATTTTAAGGAAAACCAACGTTTGGTTTTGAAGAGAGGCCCCACTTTAGACATTCGGATAAAGTCAAGAAAAGCCACTTCATCAGATTGTTCTTCTTTTCTACGGCCTGGAGTTGATATATGTGTTCTTTCAACCCCACAATGCACTGCTAATAATAATGATCCT GTGTGGATTGATGGTAGAATAAATTCCATAAAGAGAAACCCCCATGATTCTGATTGTTCATGTCAATATTATGTCAACTTCTATCTTAACCAAGGTTCATTTGGTACACAAAGAACACTTAGCAAGGAAGTtaaagtaattgcattgaatCAAATTTCAATCCTCCAGAAGATTGACCATAATAGTTTCTCTAAAGATAACTCTTCTAGGTGGGATTCATCAATGGACTGCTCCTCAGTACCCCAAAGTAAATTACTCTTGGGGAAATTCTTATCGGATATTTCATGGCTAGTTATTGCATCTTTTTTAAAGAAGGCTAAATTTGATGTAAGATCTGTGGATAACAAGATTGTGTATCAAGTTTTGGGAGGTAGTAATGCTAATGATTCTTACATAGATGTTGTGAATTTCAAAGTAGATGATGATGGCATTGTGCAATCCATGGTCTCTCAAATTGATACACATGATGCTATTAAAAGAATTGGTCATAAAAGATGTTATGATTATTCCCCTGAAGATGAGAAAGCAGATCCATCCTGTAATGTTGAGGGATTAAGGCGTTCGAAGCGACGGCATGTACAACCGGACCGGTACCTTGGTTGCGAGGTTCCTGTGATGGATGTTAGTACTCTTAGAACTTGGCCTCCCAAGATGAGTGTATCGAAAGACGAAGACAAAGAAGAAGAGCCTGTTCCATTAGCATGGGAGCCTTGCTTCCAAGAAAAGTGTAATAAACAAGATGTTAACAGTGGCAAGAAAATTGTAACGTAccaaagaaggaagaaaagaatgGAAGGGAAGTTAGGTGATGCAGATCAAGATGGAATTCAACCTCCAATTCTTGTTCTTCCTCCTCCCAAGAAAGATGAACCAATTCCACTTCCCCAGAGCCGTTATAATCTCAGGAACAAGCAAAACACGCAAGAAACCG GGAACGAAGAAAAAGTGGAAGAACTTTCTTCAAGAATCTATAGCGGTTATGGCGCCGCAAAGTTACACAAGAAGAAATCAGTTGATCTAGATGATATAGACATCGAACTTGGATGGGAAGGTTTAAGTTCGAAAAGAAGagttcaagagaaaagaaaccaCCATTCAAGTTCAACAACATATTCAAAAAGTAGTAGGAATCTTGATGATGAAGAAAGATCTTACAAAGACAGAACCTTAAACGCAGTTTCATACAAGGAAGTCATAGATTCATATCTGAGGCAAATTGAAGAGGCTTCTAATATTGAAAAAGAGCAACCAAGTATAAGGGAGCAGTGGATGGCTACAACAAGAGAATGTGAACAAAAGAATGAGATGGCAAAATCTCAAGTGGAGAAAGAAGAAATTTCTGAAACGGCTATGTTATGGAGAGAAATGGAAATGTCAATGGCATCAAGTCATCTTGTTGAAGAAACAAAG GATTCAAGTTCAGATGCAGTTCTTGCTGAAACTACAGGAAACTGCAACAAAGTTTGCCAACATGATTATAGATCGGATGATGAAATTGGAATTTACTGCATTAGATGCGGCGTTGTTAGGGTCGACATCAAAGACGTCGCAACAGAATTT TTGCCACAGAAAACAAGGCACAGGCAAGAGGAGAATCAGCGGAGTGATTCAGAGAAGCTGGAGGCTGAGGAAGACTCCAGCGACTCCAAGTTTTTCTCAACCGTTGATGCTTCTAGAGATGAACCTATGCATGAAGAAAATGGCAATGTGTGGGAACTAGTTCCAGATTTGAAAGCAAAAATGCATGTCCACCAAAGAAAAGCATTTGAGTTTCTTTGGCGAAACATTGCAGGGTCAATGGAACCATTACAAATGGAGTCACAATCCAAAAGCATTGGTGGTTGTGTGATATCTCATTCTCCGGGAGCCGGAAAAACCTTCCTCATAATCGCGTTTCTCGTCAGTTATCTGAAGCTTTTCCCAGGGAAAAGGCCATTGATTCTTGCTCCAAAAACTACACTCTACACATGGTACAAGGAGTTCCTCAAATGGGAGATTTCTTTACCGATTTATATCATCCATGGCCGCTCGTCGCAGAAGCAGTTCAAGGAGAATACCGTGTCCATTCCTGGCATTCCAAAGCCAACGAATGATGTAAAGCATGTTCTTGACTGTCTAACAAAGATTCACAAATGGCATGAGCATCCCAGTGTCCTAATCATGAGCTATACTTCGTTTCTTTCGCATATGCGCGAAGATTCCAGATTCTCTCACGGAAAGTATATGGCAAAAGTCTTGAGAGAAAGCCCTGGGATCTTGGTTCTCGACGAAGGGCACAATCCTCGCAGCACGAAATCGAGGTTGAGGAAAGTTTTGATGAAGGTAAATACAGAGCTCAGAGTTTTGCTCTCTGGAACCTTGTTTCAGAACAATTTCTGCGAGTTTTTCAACACGTTGTGCTTGGCCAGGCCTAAGTTTGTTCACGAAGCTTTATCAGAGTTGGATGGTAAATACCGGACGAATCAAAAGATTGCCGAGAAAGCAAAACATTTGCTCGAGTCACGGGCGAGGAAATTCTTCCTGGACCAGATTGCCAAGAGAATAAACTCAAGCGATGACGAAGACACGGAGCAGGGTCTGAATTTGTTGAAGAAACTAACAAATGAATTCATTGATGTGTATGATGTCGGCAACTCTAATATTACTATGCCTTGTTTACAGATCTATACATTGGTGATGAACACAACTGATATACAGTTCAAGATTCTGTTTGAACTGCACCAGAAAATGGGTGAGTGCCATGGCTACCCTCTGGAGTTAGAGCTTCTTATAACACTTGGATCAATCCATCCGTGGCTGGTGAAAACGGTGGAGTGCGTAGCTAAGTTCTTGAGTGTGGAGCGATTGAGGGAGTTAGATGAAGTCAGGAATGATTTAAAGAAAGGCTCTAAGGTGAGATTTGTTCTTAGCCTCATAAGCCGCGTTTTCGCGAAGGAGAAGATCTTGATCTTCTGTCACAACATTGCACCAGTGAAGTTGCTTGTGGAATTGTTTGAGAGAGTTTTTAGTTGGAGAAAAGACAGAGAGATATTGGTACTCAACGGGGAACTTGAATTGTTCGAACGCGGGAAAGTCATCGATAAGTTCGAGGATCCTCATGGTGTTTCGAGGGTGCTTCTTGCCTCAATCACGGCCTGCAGCGAAGGGATTAGTCTAACTGCGGCTTCTAGAGTGATCATGTTGGATTCGGAATGGAATCCTTCCAAGACGAAGCAAGCGATTGCGAGGGCTTTCAGACCGGGGCAGCAGAAAACGGTTTATGTGTATCAGTTACTAACTTCAGATTCATTGGAGGTAGATAAGCATAGGAGAAACAAATGGAAAGAGCGGGTTTCTTGCATGATATTCAATGAGGAATCTGCGGAGGCTCCTTCGCAGTGGCTAGCCGAGAATATTGAGGATGATGTGCTTAGAGATATGGTTGAGGAGGACAAGTCTAAATCATTCCATATGATCATAAAGAATGACAAGTATTCAGCAACTATTGATCGGTAA